In the genome of Myxococcus stipitatus, one region contains:
- a CDS encoding thiol-disulfide oxidoreductase DCC family protein, with protein MGNPTSLWTTPPGHEVLLYDGHCRVCGGAAREFRKWVGGTGLQLRSFREDGVLVAFPGLALERCEQAMQLVLADGRVVQGAEAIVRALARHPLGRWLSLYYVPGLRQLADVLYGVVARHRFRVAGRECPDGACSVHFK; from the coding sequence ATGGGCAACCCCACGTCGTTGTGGACGACACCCCCGGGGCACGAGGTGCTCCTCTACGACGGGCATTGCCGCGTCTGCGGCGGCGCGGCCCGTGAGTTCAGGAAGTGGGTGGGAGGAACGGGACTCCAGCTCCGCTCGTTCAGGGAGGACGGGGTGCTGGTGGCCTTCCCAGGGCTGGCACTGGAGCGCTGCGAACAGGCCATGCAGCTGGTCCTGGCGGATGGACGGGTGGTGCAGGGGGCGGAGGCCATCGTCCGGGCGCTCGCCAGGCACCCGCTGGGGCGGTGGCTGTCCCTCTACTACGTGCCGGGCCTGCGGCAGCTGGCGGACGTGCTCTATGGCGTCGTGGCCCGGCACCGGTTCCGCGTCGCTGGACGGGAATGTCCGGACGGGGCGTGCTCGGTCCACTTCAAATAG
- a CDS encoding AAA family ATPase, translating into MQSHPTSYLQAARAFRHFFGELRDVYLERETLFTQLELALLGREHALVVGPPGTAKSAIAGAVLGRIIDEHTGVASLFSKQLAESTVQTDLLGPVDFKVLTETGRTEYLTDEGMLGSRHAFLDEVFDGRDMLLRSILNVLFERELKHGRRVTSGRTESVVMTSNRYLSEVLARSPELLLAFADRLSFICFVPKSFARKESRAAMLQRFSQGSRPDLRAQLTSQQLELLQDAVARVKVPSLVLEGVELLADALERALSAQVSKLPDYVPTKYFSQRSAVKALWALKAAVVRDQLYRRPERPLEASVEDLDALRWFFLLGGPPSGETDALLKTVVDPRERAQLEIVRLEQRTFDEVLAKVRQELGGGLEREAQSLGAAENLSTADALSRSWQPAMASTEAKSLLSKLVPGPRHAQNRAPLLVAARALVAAMDHRLARGMAGQGEGRGGLSLLSSFQDVMDLCRTVPELRPGFIPLCESTGRFIESALEMIALTAESADFEDGLKLEGLVGLADNLEEELSRTADLVGVVGEGLPAVAERLHAVELASRQRVVGALRRRATVAFQATSTRGRRDPLETLAVDSRRLSQLEQSFIALDPSARGFRQELLLPLGLSYAREVLSSTPFERIEQYARAIQSVAENLRREGLPVDQVMAECREILDERLREHAKALSREVASAPLAAAAVLNGDAYVYYRGEFSSRAPDGELAALLGLDGQLAFARQGADSFFSEGVRESVAQAELAFLQSRVTYLRGWLTQLLTSLPAPDALKERAEAERTVDRLVRSRFPLLTLKEGELVRLKGVLALLGTLPGALGEGAQQLDAQLKGIDEDFGRYSRQVLERRAAA; encoded by the coding sequence GTGCAATCACATCCGACCTCGTACCTCCAGGCCGCTCGGGCCTTCCGCCACTTCTTCGGAGAGCTCCGGGACGTCTACCTGGAGCGCGAGACGCTCTTCACCCAGCTCGAGCTGGCGTTGCTGGGGCGGGAGCATGCGCTGGTGGTGGGGCCTCCCGGGACGGCCAAGAGCGCCATCGCCGGCGCGGTGCTGGGGCGCATCATCGACGAGCACACGGGGGTGGCCTCGTTGTTCTCCAAGCAGCTCGCCGAATCCACGGTCCAGACGGACCTCCTGGGGCCGGTGGACTTCAAGGTGCTCACGGAGACCGGGCGCACCGAGTACCTCACCGACGAAGGCATGCTGGGCTCCCGGCACGCCTTCCTCGACGAGGTCTTCGACGGCCGGGACATGCTCCTGCGCTCCATCCTCAACGTGCTCTTCGAGCGGGAGCTCAAGCACGGCCGACGCGTGACGTCCGGGCGCACCGAGTCCGTGGTGATGACGAGCAACCGGTACCTCTCCGAGGTGCTGGCGCGCTCGCCGGAGCTGCTGCTGGCGTTCGCGGACCGGTTGAGCTTCATCTGCTTCGTGCCCAAGTCGTTCGCCCGGAAGGAGAGCCGGGCGGCGATGCTCCAGCGCTTCTCCCAAGGCTCGCGTCCGGACCTGCGCGCGCAGCTCACGTCCCAGCAGCTCGAGCTGCTCCAGGACGCCGTCGCCCGGGTGAAGGTTCCCAGTCTGGTGCTGGAGGGGGTGGAGCTGCTCGCCGACGCGCTGGAGCGCGCGCTGTCGGCCCAGGTGTCCAAGCTGCCCGACTACGTACCCACGAAGTATTTCTCCCAGCGCTCGGCGGTGAAGGCGCTGTGGGCGCTCAAGGCGGCGGTGGTCCGCGACCAGCTCTACCGACGCCCCGAGCGCCCGCTGGAGGCCAGCGTGGAGGACCTGGACGCGCTGCGCTGGTTCTTCCTGCTGGGAGGCCCTCCGTCGGGGGAGACGGACGCGTTGCTCAAGACGGTGGTGGACCCGCGCGAGCGCGCCCAATTGGAGATCGTCCGCCTCGAACAGCGCACCTTCGACGAGGTCCTCGCGAAGGTGCGTCAGGAGCTTGGTGGAGGACTGGAGCGCGAGGCCCAGTCGCTGGGGGCCGCGGAGAACCTGTCGACCGCCGACGCGCTCTCCCGCAGCTGGCAGCCCGCCATGGCCTCCACGGAGGCGAAGTCCCTGCTGTCCAAGCTGGTGCCAGGGCCCCGGCACGCGCAGAACCGGGCACCACTCCTGGTGGCCGCCCGGGCGCTCGTGGCGGCCATGGACCATCGGCTCGCGCGAGGCATGGCGGGGCAGGGCGAGGGCCGGGGAGGGCTGTCGCTCCTGTCGTCCTTCCAGGACGTGATGGACCTGTGCCGCACGGTGCCGGAGCTGCGGCCGGGCTTCATCCCCTTGTGCGAATCCACCGGGCGCTTCATCGAGAGCGCGCTGGAGATGATTGCCCTGACGGCGGAGAGCGCGGACTTCGAGGATGGCCTCAAGCTGGAGGGGCTGGTGGGGCTGGCGGACAACCTCGAGGAGGAGCTGTCCCGCACGGCGGACCTGGTGGGCGTGGTGGGCGAGGGGCTGCCCGCCGTCGCCGAGCGCCTCCACGCAGTGGAGCTGGCCTCGCGTCAGCGCGTCGTGGGCGCGCTCCGACGGCGGGCGACGGTGGCGTTCCAGGCAACGTCCACGCGGGGGCGGAGGGATCCGCTCGAGACGCTCGCGGTGGATTCCCGGAGGCTGTCGCAGCTCGAGCAGTCCTTCATCGCGCTGGACCCGTCCGCCCGAGGCTTCCGGCAGGAGCTGTTGCTGCCGCTGGGGCTGAGCTACGCGCGCGAGGTGCTCTCCTCCACGCCGTTCGAGCGCATCGAACAGTACGCGAGGGCCATCCAGTCCGTGGCGGAGAACCTGCGCCGGGAGGGCCTCCCCGTCGACCAGGTCATGGCCGAGTGTCGGGAGATCCTCGACGAGAGGCTTCGCGAGCACGCCAAGGCCCTCTCCCGCGAGGTCGCGAGCGCGCCCCTGGCCGCGGCCGCGGTGCTCAACGGCGATGCCTATGTCTACTACCGGGGAGAGTTCTCCTCCCGGGCCCCGGATGGAGAGCTGGCCGCGCTGCTGGGCCTGGACGGGCAGCTCGCGTTCGCGCGCCAAGGCGCGGACAGCTTCTTCTCGGAGGGAGTCCGCGAGTCCGTCGCGCAGGCGGAGCTCGCCTTCCTCCAGAGCCGGGTCACGTACCTGCGCGGCTGGCTGACCCAGCTGCTCACGTCGCTGCCCGCTCCGGATGCCCTGAAGGAGCGCGCCGAGGCCGAGCGCACCGTGGACCGGCTGGTGCGCAGTCGCTTCCCGCTGTTGACGCTGAAGGAAGGGGAGCTCGTCCGGCTCAAGGGCGTCCTGGCGCTGCTGGGGACGTTGCCCGGCGCGCTGGGGGAGGGGGCGCAGCAGCTCGACGCGCAGCTCAAGGGCATCGACGAGGACTTCGGACGCTACAGCCGGCAGGTGCTGGAGCGGCGGGCCGCCGCGTGA
- a CDS encoding vWA domain-containing protein, with amino-acid sequence MLSRRLTDLRRRIDALRQPAPPARGSWLGFGRKARRPVSLALPLLGAVDRELDKVGIHTSADALLLRELGVRRGLAGGLAHGLQGRAAQSVEEVEECVSRVERAWRGGELPSGALTALERAFVQLARVVKVAELFARPPSEPVDIDEAFDIFERPVVAVRHRPPSSARMAVAEYFAQRARENVLDLVQKRRDLDVAHEMLLRLGADHDRERGMPLRREVADARERTRALPAVRSLDELLRHVRYAARHEPQLAYRSLRGLYERAVEARDTELAAAARTALAPLLPGPARLSPLIERAERDRLAHWFGERVEERPAQVAGPGRSDELLADLAFSLAPEQLATFELAAGCARYFDVEDALSEEILLAETKATRAVPRRVPYPTQTMTFETTGGLHEVHNFVLSDPRMLLRDLAANRQLVRAYLEDAPPVTPRKVKRTAVRVYVCDASGSMHGARARFRDALIIAELNNLRVKARRGEPFDPVYFSFFNDVPTELARVDTAAEATRQIERLFRDSPAEGQTDISLALMSAFDSIRAAQGRDPYLARATVVLITDGEDRVELDLIRRTRAPMGALDIALSFISLGEENPDLRSLVGEQRASGVRAFYHHLSDEEIQWARTEFDTPWRTLLPQDVPPTPDALELLAPHLEALESLASGRALTASVAVEASFDALFPEEGGRALGGERATPDTVGRVADILGALVEAASLAPADKRATESVVLLQHLLGVYGLTPARYLAALSTGGPSVREALARVRLLCRPFG; translated from the coding sequence GTGCTGTCCCGACGACTCACGGACCTGCGGCGCCGAATCGACGCCCTCCGCCAGCCCGCGCCACCCGCCCGGGGGAGCTGGCTGGGGTTCGGCCGGAAGGCACGGAGGCCGGTGAGCCTGGCGCTCCCGCTCCTCGGCGCGGTGGACCGTGAGCTCGACAAGGTGGGCATCCACACGTCCGCGGACGCGCTGTTGCTCCGGGAGCTGGGCGTCCGCCGGGGGCTCGCGGGGGGGCTTGCGCATGGACTCCAGGGCCGGGCCGCTCAGTCCGTCGAGGAGGTCGAGGAGTGTGTGTCCCGCGTGGAGCGGGCCTGGCGCGGCGGCGAGCTGCCCTCCGGGGCGCTCACCGCGCTCGAGCGCGCCTTCGTGCAGCTCGCGCGGGTCGTCAAGGTCGCGGAGCTCTTCGCGCGCCCTCCGTCCGAGCCCGTGGACATCGACGAGGCGTTCGACATCTTCGAGCGCCCCGTCGTGGCCGTGCGCCATCGCCCGCCCAGCAGCGCGCGCATGGCGGTGGCCGAGTACTTCGCCCAGCGCGCCCGCGAGAACGTCCTCGACCTGGTGCAGAAGCGCAGGGACCTCGACGTGGCGCACGAGATGTTGCTTCGCCTGGGCGCCGACCACGACCGCGAAAGGGGGATGCCCCTGCGGCGGGAGGTGGCGGACGCGCGCGAGCGCACGCGCGCGCTCCCCGCGGTGCGCTCCCTGGACGAGCTGCTGCGGCATGTCCGTTACGCGGCCCGCCACGAGCCCCAGCTGGCGTACCGTTCGCTGCGCGGCCTGTATGAGCGGGCGGTCGAGGCCCGCGACACGGAGCTGGCCGCCGCGGCCCGGACGGCCCTGGCGCCGCTGCTGCCCGGCCCGGCGCGCCTGTCGCCGCTGATCGAACGGGCCGAGCGCGATCGGCTGGCCCACTGGTTCGGTGAGCGCGTCGAGGAGCGGCCCGCGCAGGTGGCGGGCCCGGGGCGCTCGGACGAGCTGCTGGCGGACCTGGCGTTCTCGCTCGCGCCCGAGCAGCTGGCCACGTTCGAATTGGCCGCCGGCTGCGCCCGCTACTTCGACGTCGAGGACGCCCTCTCGGAGGAGATCCTCCTGGCCGAGACGAAGGCGACGCGCGCCGTGCCCCGGCGGGTGCCCTATCCGACGCAGACCATGACGTTCGAAACGACGGGGGGGCTGCACGAGGTGCACAACTTCGTGCTGTCGGACCCGCGCATGTTGCTGCGGGACCTGGCGGCGAACCGCCAGCTGGTGCGGGCCTATCTGGAGGACGCCCCGCCCGTCACGCCCCGGAAGGTGAAGCGCACCGCGGTGCGCGTCTACGTCTGCGACGCGTCGGGCTCCATGCATGGCGCCCGCGCGCGCTTCCGCGACGCGCTCATCATCGCGGAGTTGAACAACCTGCGCGTCAAGGCGCGCCGGGGCGAGCCCTTCGACCCCGTCTACTTCAGCTTCTTCAACGACGTGCCCACCGAGCTGGCCCGCGTGGACACCGCCGCCGAGGCCACGCGGCAGATCGAACGCCTCTTCCGGGACTCTCCCGCGGAGGGCCAGACGGACATCTCGCTCGCGTTGATGTCGGCCTTCGACTCCATCCGGGCCGCGCAGGGCAGGGACCCGTACCTGGCGCGAGCCACCGTGGTGCTCATCACCGACGGAGAGGACCGCGTGGAGCTGGACCTCATCCGCCGCACCCGCGCCCCCATGGGGGCGCTGGACATCGCCCTGAGCTTCATCTCCCTGGGCGAGGAGAACCCGGACCTGCGCTCACTCGTGGGCGAGCAGCGCGCCTCGGGCGTCCGCGCCTTCTACCACCACCTCTCCGACGAGGAGATCCAGTGGGCGCGCACGGAGTTCGACACCCCCTGGCGCACGCTGCTCCCCCAGGACGTGCCGCCGACGCCGGACGCGCTCGAGCTGTTGGCGCCCCATCTGGAGGCCCTGGAGTCGCTCGCCTCGGGGCGCGCGCTCACGGCCTCCGTGGCGGTGGAGGCCTCCTTCGATGCCCTGTTCCCGGAGGAGGGGGGCCGGGCCCTGGGCGGGGAGCGCGCGACGCCG